Proteins encoded together in one Lutra lutra chromosome 4, mLutLut1.2, whole genome shotgun sequence window:
- the ZBTB17 gene encoding zinc finger and BTB domain-containing protein 17 isoform X1 produces MAAMDFPQHSQHVLEQLNQQRQLGLLCDCTFVVDGVDFKAHKAVLAACSEYFKMLFVDQKDVVHLDISNAAGLGQVLEFMYTAKLSLSAENVDDVLAVAGFLQMQDIIAACHALKSLAEPHASPGESAVASATEGGDKRTKEEKAAAPMLSELEPTGSGPPTGLGREPKEERGGQAETTASGAEQTEKADAPREPPPVEPKPDPTSSMAAAEAEAVLSESSEQEMEVEPARKGEEREEEGAADVKEEGPPLEKGEAPEESEESASTDSGHELGPEARGLRSGTYGDRTESKAYGSVIHKCEDCGKEFTHTGNFKRHIRIHTGEKPFSCRECSKAFSDPAACKAHEKTHSPLKPYGCEECGKSYRLISLLNLHKKRHSGEARYRCEDCGKLFTTSGNLKRHQLVHSGEKPYQCDYCGRSFSDPTSKMRHLETHDTDKEHKCPHCDKKFNQVGNLKAHLKIHIADGPLKCRECGKQFTTSGNLKRHLRIHSGEKPYVCVHCQRQFADPGALQRHVRIHTGEKPCQCVMCGKAFTQASSLIAHVRQHTGEKPYVCERCGKRFVQSSQLANHIRHHDNIRPHKCSVCSKAFVNVGDLSKHIIIHTGEKPYLCDKCGRGFNRVDNLRSHVKTVHQGKAGIKILEPEEGGEVSVVTVDDMVTLATEALAATAVTQLTVVPVGAAVTADETEVLKAEISKAVKQVQEEDPNTHILYACDSCGDKFLDANSLAQHVRIHTAQALVMFQTDADFYQQYGPGSAWPAGQVLQAGELVFRPRDGADGQPALAETPPTAPECPPPAE; encoded by the exons CCATGGATTTTCCCCAGCACAGCCAGCACGTCTTGGAGCAGTTGAACCAGCAGCGGCAGCTGGGACTGTTGTGTGACTGCACTTTTGTGGTGGACGGTGTTGACTTCAAAGCCCATAAGGCAGTTCTGGCGGCCTGCAGCGAGTACTTCAAGATGCTCTTCGTGGACCAGAAGGATGTGGTACACCTGGACATCAGTAACGCGGCAG GCCTGGGTCAGGTGCTGGAGTTCATGTACACGGCCAAGCTGAGCCTGAGCGCCGAGAACGTGGACGATGTGCTGGCCGTGGCCGGCTTCCTGCAGATGCAGGACATCATCGCAGCCTGCCATGCCCTCAAGTCCCTTGCGGAGCCACACGCCAGCCCCGGGGAGAGCGCGGTGGCCTCGGCCACGGAAG GAGGAGACAAGAGAACCAAAGAGGAGAAGGCAGCTGCCCCCATGCTGAGCGAGCTGGAGCCCACCGGCAGCGGTCCCCCGACgggcctgggcagggagcctaaggAGGAGCGCGGTGGCCAGGCTGAGACCACGGCCAGTG GGGCCGAGCAGACGGAGAAGGCTGACGCCCCCCGGGAGCCGCCCCCTGTAGAGCCCAAGCCCGACCCAACGAGTAGCATGGCAGCCgcagaggcagaggctgtgtTGTCAGAGAGCTCGGAGCAAG AAATGGAGGTGGAGCCGGCCAGGAAAGGAGAAGAGCGGGAGGAGGAGGGTGCGGCCGACGTCAAGGAAGAGGGGCCGCCGCTGGAGAAGGGGGAGGCCCCCGAGGAGAGCGAGGAGTCGGCCAGCACGGACTCGGGCCACGAGCTGGGCCCCGAGGCCCGGGGCCTGCGCTCCGGCACCTACGGCGACCGCACGGAGTCCAAGGCCTACGGCTCCGTCATTCACAAGTGTGAG gaCTGCGGGAAGGAGTTCACACACACCGGCAACTTCAAGCGGCACATCCGCAtccacacgggcgagaagccctTCTCGTGCCGGGAGTGCAGCAAGGCCTTCTCGGATCCCGCCGCCTGCAAGGCCCACGAGAAGACCCACAG CCCGCTGAAGCCGTACGGCTGCGAGGAGTGCGGCAAGAGCTACCGGCTCATCAGCCTGCTGAACCTGCACAAGAAGCGGCACTCGGGCGAGGCGCGCTACCGCTGCGAGGACTGCGGCAAGCTCTTCACCACGTCGGGCAACCTGAAGCGCCACCAGCTGGTGCACAGCGGCGAGAAGCCCTACCAGTGCGACTACTGCGGCCGCTCCTTCTCCGACCCCACGTCCAAGATGCGCCACCTGGAGACGCACGACACCGACAAGGAGCACAAGTGCCCGCACTGCGACAAGAAGTTCAACCAG GTGGGGAATCTGAAGGCTCACCTGAAGATCCACATCGCCGACGGGCCCCTCAAGTGCCGGGAGTGTGGGAAGCAGTTCACCACCTCAG GGAACCTGAAGCGGCACCTGCGGATCCACAGCGGGGAGAAGCCGTACGTGTGCGTCCACTGCCAGAGGCAGTTCGCCGACCCCGGCGCCCTGCAGCGGCACGTCCGCATCCACACGG GCGAGAAGCCGTGCCAGTGCGTGATGTGCGGCAAGGCCTTCACCCAGGCCAGCTCCCTGATCGCGCACGTGCGCCAGCACACCGGGGAGAAGCCCTACGTCTGCGAGCGCTGCGGCAAGAG ATTTGTCCAGTCCAGCCAGTTGGCCAATCACATTCGCCACCACGACAACATTCGCCCTCACAAGTGCAGCGTGTGCAGCAAGGCCTTCGTGAACGTGGGGGACCTGTCCAAGCACATCATCATCCACACCG GAGAGAAGCCTTACCTGTGTGACAAGTGCGGGCGTGGCTTCAACCGAGTGGACAACCTGCGTTCCCACGTGAAGACCGTGCACCAGGGCAAGGCGGGCATCAAAATCCTGGAGCCCGAGGAGGGGGGTGAGGTCAGTGTGGTCACCGTGGATGACATGGTCACGCTGGCCACCGAGGCACTGGCGGCAACGGCCGTCACTCAGCTCACAG TGGTACCAGTGGGGGCCGCGGTGACCGCCGATGAGACGGAAGTCCTTAAGGCCGAGATTAGCAAAGCTGTGAAGCAAGTACAGGAGGAAG ACCCCAACACCCACATCCTCTATGCCTGCGACTCCTGTGGGGACAAGTTCCTGGATGCAAACAGCCTGGCCCAGCACGTGCGGATCCACACGGCCCAGGCACTGGTCATGTTCCAGACGGACGCGGACTTCTACCAGCAGTACGGGCCGGGCAGCGCGTGGCCGGCTGGGCAGGTGCTGCAGGCTGGGGAGCTGGTCTTCCGCCCTCGGGATGGGGCCGATGGCCAGCCCGCTCTGGCAGAGACGCCCCCCACAGCCCCTGAATGTCCGCCGCCTGCTGAGTGA
- the ZBTB17 gene encoding zinc finger and BTB domain-containing protein 17 isoform X2, producing MDFPQHSQHVLEQLNQQRQLGLLCDCTFVVDGVDFKAHKAVLAACSEYFKMLFVDQKDVVHLDISNAAGLGQVLEFMYTAKLSLSAENVDDVLAVAGFLQMQDIIAACHALKSLAEPHASPGESAVASATEGGDKRTKEEKAAAPMLSELEPTGSGPPTGLGREPKEERGGQAETTASGAEQTEKADAPREPPPVEPKPDPTSSMAAAEAEAVLSESSEQEMEVEPARKGEEREEEGAADVKEEGPPLEKGEAPEESEESASTDSGHELGPEARGLRSGTYGDRTESKAYGSVIHKCEDCGKEFTHTGNFKRHIRIHTGEKPFSCRECSKAFSDPAACKAHEKTHSPLKPYGCEECGKSYRLISLLNLHKKRHSGEARYRCEDCGKLFTTSGNLKRHQLVHSGEKPYQCDYCGRSFSDPTSKMRHLETHDTDKEHKCPHCDKKFNQVGNLKAHLKIHIADGPLKCRECGKQFTTSGNLKRHLRIHSGEKPYVCVHCQRQFADPGALQRHVRIHTGEKPCQCVMCGKAFTQASSLIAHVRQHTGEKPYVCERCGKRFVQSSQLANHIRHHDNIRPHKCSVCSKAFVNVGDLSKHIIIHTGEKPYLCDKCGRGFNRVDNLRSHVKTVHQGKAGIKILEPEEGGEVSVVTVDDMVTLATEALAATAVTQLTVVPVGAAVTADETEVLKAEISKAVKQVQEEDPNTHILYACDSCGDKFLDANSLAQHVRIHTAQALVMFQTDADFYQQYGPGSAWPAGQVLQAGELVFRPRDGADGQPALAETPPTAPECPPPAE from the exons ATGGATTTTCCCCAGCACAGCCAGCACGTCTTGGAGCAGTTGAACCAGCAGCGGCAGCTGGGACTGTTGTGTGACTGCACTTTTGTGGTGGACGGTGTTGACTTCAAAGCCCATAAGGCAGTTCTGGCGGCCTGCAGCGAGTACTTCAAGATGCTCTTCGTGGACCAGAAGGATGTGGTACACCTGGACATCAGTAACGCGGCAG GCCTGGGTCAGGTGCTGGAGTTCATGTACACGGCCAAGCTGAGCCTGAGCGCCGAGAACGTGGACGATGTGCTGGCCGTGGCCGGCTTCCTGCAGATGCAGGACATCATCGCAGCCTGCCATGCCCTCAAGTCCCTTGCGGAGCCACACGCCAGCCCCGGGGAGAGCGCGGTGGCCTCGGCCACGGAAG GAGGAGACAAGAGAACCAAAGAGGAGAAGGCAGCTGCCCCCATGCTGAGCGAGCTGGAGCCCACCGGCAGCGGTCCCCCGACgggcctgggcagggagcctaaggAGGAGCGCGGTGGCCAGGCTGAGACCACGGCCAGTG GGGCCGAGCAGACGGAGAAGGCTGACGCCCCCCGGGAGCCGCCCCCTGTAGAGCCCAAGCCCGACCCAACGAGTAGCATGGCAGCCgcagaggcagaggctgtgtTGTCAGAGAGCTCGGAGCAAG AAATGGAGGTGGAGCCGGCCAGGAAAGGAGAAGAGCGGGAGGAGGAGGGTGCGGCCGACGTCAAGGAAGAGGGGCCGCCGCTGGAGAAGGGGGAGGCCCCCGAGGAGAGCGAGGAGTCGGCCAGCACGGACTCGGGCCACGAGCTGGGCCCCGAGGCCCGGGGCCTGCGCTCCGGCACCTACGGCGACCGCACGGAGTCCAAGGCCTACGGCTCCGTCATTCACAAGTGTGAG gaCTGCGGGAAGGAGTTCACACACACCGGCAACTTCAAGCGGCACATCCGCAtccacacgggcgagaagccctTCTCGTGCCGGGAGTGCAGCAAGGCCTTCTCGGATCCCGCCGCCTGCAAGGCCCACGAGAAGACCCACAG CCCGCTGAAGCCGTACGGCTGCGAGGAGTGCGGCAAGAGCTACCGGCTCATCAGCCTGCTGAACCTGCACAAGAAGCGGCACTCGGGCGAGGCGCGCTACCGCTGCGAGGACTGCGGCAAGCTCTTCACCACGTCGGGCAACCTGAAGCGCCACCAGCTGGTGCACAGCGGCGAGAAGCCCTACCAGTGCGACTACTGCGGCCGCTCCTTCTCCGACCCCACGTCCAAGATGCGCCACCTGGAGACGCACGACACCGACAAGGAGCACAAGTGCCCGCACTGCGACAAGAAGTTCAACCAG GTGGGGAATCTGAAGGCTCACCTGAAGATCCACATCGCCGACGGGCCCCTCAAGTGCCGGGAGTGTGGGAAGCAGTTCACCACCTCAG GGAACCTGAAGCGGCACCTGCGGATCCACAGCGGGGAGAAGCCGTACGTGTGCGTCCACTGCCAGAGGCAGTTCGCCGACCCCGGCGCCCTGCAGCGGCACGTCCGCATCCACACGG GCGAGAAGCCGTGCCAGTGCGTGATGTGCGGCAAGGCCTTCACCCAGGCCAGCTCCCTGATCGCGCACGTGCGCCAGCACACCGGGGAGAAGCCCTACGTCTGCGAGCGCTGCGGCAAGAG ATTTGTCCAGTCCAGCCAGTTGGCCAATCACATTCGCCACCACGACAACATTCGCCCTCACAAGTGCAGCGTGTGCAGCAAGGCCTTCGTGAACGTGGGGGACCTGTCCAAGCACATCATCATCCACACCG GAGAGAAGCCTTACCTGTGTGACAAGTGCGGGCGTGGCTTCAACCGAGTGGACAACCTGCGTTCCCACGTGAAGACCGTGCACCAGGGCAAGGCGGGCATCAAAATCCTGGAGCCCGAGGAGGGGGGTGAGGTCAGTGTGGTCACCGTGGATGACATGGTCACGCTGGCCACCGAGGCACTGGCGGCAACGGCCGTCACTCAGCTCACAG TGGTACCAGTGGGGGCCGCGGTGACCGCCGATGAGACGGAAGTCCTTAAGGCCGAGATTAGCAAAGCTGTGAAGCAAGTACAGGAGGAAG ACCCCAACACCCACATCCTCTATGCCTGCGACTCCTGTGGGGACAAGTTCCTGGATGCAAACAGCCTGGCCCAGCACGTGCGGATCCACACGGCCCAGGCACTGGTCATGTTCCAGACGGACGCGGACTTCTACCAGCAGTACGGGCCGGGCAGCGCGTGGCCGGCTGGGCAGGTGCTGCAGGCTGGGGAGCTGGTCTTCCGCCCTCGGGATGGGGCCGATGGCCAGCCCGCTCTGGCAGAGACGCCCCCCACAGCCCCTGAATGTCCGCCGCCTGCTGAGTGA